One region of Candidatus Paceibacterota bacterium genomic DNA includes:
- the pyrR gene encoding bifunctional pyr operon transcriptional regulator/uracil phosphoribosyltransferase PyrR codes for MPDSTLILNALALQRALTRIAHEIAERNEAGSEVVVVGIQRGGVPLGRRLGALLTGIWGHAVPTGDLDVSMHRDDLDQRVAPNVQPTVIPFDVTGKTVVLVDDVLFSGRTVRAAMDALNDFGRPRCIQLAVLIDRGHRELPIKADFVGKNVPTARIERVRVRLAEMGGTDEVVLEK; via the coding sequence ATGCCCGATTCCACATTGATACTCAACGCCCTGGCTCTCCAGCGCGCCCTCACCCGCATTGCGCATGAAATTGCCGAGCGGAATGAAGCCGGCAGCGAGGTCGTAGTGGTTGGCATCCAGCGCGGCGGGGTACCGCTGGGGCGGCGGTTGGGCGCGTTGCTAACGGGGATTTGGGGACACGCCGTGCCGACCGGCGATCTGGATGTCAGCATGCACCGGGACGACCTGGATCAACGGGTTGCTCCCAATGTGCAGCCCACGGTCATTCCGTTCGATGTCACTGGCAAGACGGTGGTGCTGGTGGATGATGTGCTCTTTAGCGGTCGCACGGTGCGGGCGGCCATGGATGCGCTGAATGATTTTGGCCGGCCGCGGTGCATCCAACTGGCGGTGCTGATTGACCGCGGGCACCGGGAGCTTCCTATCAAGGCGGATTTTGTGGGCAAGAACGTGCCTACGGCCCGGATCGAGAGGGTCCGCGTGCGGCTCGCGGAAATGGGCGGCACGGACGAAGTCGTGCTCGAGAAATGA
- a CDS encoding DUF4032 domain-containing protein, with protein sequence MSDQSKAPLPADDLLKNSSLYREFQAEREEILKHKWIESEKAGRDIGFERALTDWIIKHRSKWRRSRQAAGH encoded by the coding sequence ATGTCTGACCAAAGCAAAGCGCCGCTCCCGGCAGATGATTTGCTGAAGAACTCCTCGCTCTACAGGGAATTTCAGGCGGAACGCGAAGAGATTCTGAAGCACAAGTGGATTGAATCGGAGAAGGCAGGTCGGGACATTGGCTTTGAGCGGGCGCTGACGGACTGGATTATCAAGCATCGCTCCAAATGGCGGAGGAGCCGGCAAGCCGCAGGCCATTGA